Proteins co-encoded in one Arthrobacter globiformis genomic window:
- the benA gene encoding benzoate 1,2-dioxygenase large subunit translates to MTENLIHAREVLADAVIDDRENGVIRAKREIFTDQEIFELEMKHIFEGNWVYLAHESQIPNVGDYFTTYIGRTPVVITRDKDGKLNCLVNACSHRGAMLCRRKTDNRTTFTCPFHGWTFKNSGELLKVKDSRNAGYPETFNKEGSHDLTKVARFESYRGFLFGSLKVDVLPLEVHLGDATKVIDSIVDQSPEGLEVLRGSSTYTYDGNWKVQAENGADGYHVTAVHWNYAATTARRSAGDSANKTKAMDAGKWGKVKGGFYSYDHGHLLLWQEWTNPQDRPLWDRRDELVAKYGEEMANFMINISRNLCLYPNVYIMDQFSSQIRHFRPISADQTEVTIYCIAPKGESQENRSKRIRQYEDFFNATGMATPDDLEEFRSCNKTYWATSAPWNDMTRGSTHEITGPDEQAQALGMTRVIASGVRTEDEGLYPIQHGYWKEVMDRALAEEEERSALESVPVTA, encoded by the coding sequence GAAGGCAACTGGGTGTACCTCGCCCACGAGTCGCAGATACCCAACGTGGGCGACTACTTCACCACCTACATCGGCCGCACCCCCGTGGTGATCACCCGGGACAAGGACGGGAAGCTGAACTGCCTCGTCAATGCCTGTTCGCACCGGGGCGCCATGCTGTGCCGCCGCAAGACGGACAACCGCACCACCTTCACCTGCCCGTTCCACGGGTGGACCTTCAAGAACTCCGGTGAGCTGCTGAAGGTCAAGGATTCCCGGAACGCCGGGTACCCCGAGACCTTCAACAAGGAAGGCTCGCACGACCTCACCAAGGTGGCCCGCTTCGAGTCCTACCGCGGCTTCCTGTTCGGCTCGCTGAAGGTTGACGTGCTCCCGCTCGAGGTGCACCTGGGCGATGCCACCAAGGTCATCGACTCGATCGTCGACCAGTCGCCCGAGGGCCTGGAGGTGCTGCGCGGTTCCTCCACCTACACCTACGACGGCAACTGGAAGGTCCAGGCCGAGAACGGCGCCGACGGCTACCACGTCACGGCCGTGCACTGGAACTACGCGGCGACCACTGCCCGCCGCAGCGCCGGTGACTCCGCCAACAAGACCAAGGCCATGGACGCCGGCAAGTGGGGCAAGGTCAAAGGCGGCTTCTACTCCTACGACCACGGGCACCTGCTGCTGTGGCAGGAATGGACCAACCCCCAGGACCGCCCGTTGTGGGACCGCCGCGACGAGCTTGTGGCCAAGTACGGCGAGGAGATGGCCAACTTCATGATCAACATCTCCCGCAACCTCTGCCTGTATCCGAACGTCTACATCATGGACCAGTTCTCCTCGCAGATCCGCCACTTCCGGCCGATTTCCGCTGACCAGACAGAGGTGACCATCTACTGCATCGCCCCCAAGGGGGAGTCGCAGGAGAACCGTTCCAAGCGGATCCGCCAGTACGAGGACTTCTTCAACGCCACGGGCATGGCCACACCGGACGACCTGGAGGAATTCCGCTCCTGCAACAAGACCTACTGGGCCACCAGCGCCCCGTGGAACGACATGACCCGCGGCTCCACCCACGAGATCACCGGCCCGGACGAGCAGGCTCAGGCACTGGGCATGACCCGGGTGATCGCCTCCGGCGTGCGCACCGAAGACGAAGGGCTCTACCCCATCCAGCACGGGTACTGGAAGGAAGTCATGGACCGGGCCCTTGCGGAGGAAGAGGAGCGTTCGGCGCTGGAATCCGTCCCCGTCACCGCCTGA
- the benB gene encoding benzoate 1,2-dioxygenase small subunit, which yields MTNLTHTAPVLKTAEDIATLETVRAFLYREARLLDDRQFDEWLECYHPDSEFWMPAWDVDDQLTQDPQNEISLIYYDNRGGIEDRVFRIKTDRSSATSLPEPRTGHNITDVEVLANDGGKVEVRFNWFTLYFRYNTTDTYFGTSYYTVDLSGPQPVILKKKVVLKNDYIHHVVDVYMI from the coding sequence ATGACCAACCTGACCCACACCGCCCCGGTCCTAAAGACTGCGGAGGACATTGCGACCCTCGAAACCGTCCGGGCGTTCCTTTACCGGGAAGCCCGGCTGCTGGACGACCGCCAGTTCGATGAATGGCTGGAGTGCTACCACCCGGACTCCGAATTCTGGATGCCGGCGTGGGACGTGGACGACCAGCTGACGCAGGATCCCCAGAACGAGATCTCCCTGATCTACTACGACAACCGCGGCGGCATCGAGGACCGGGTGTTCCGGATCAAGACCGACAGGTCTTCGGCCACCTCCCTCCCGGAGCCGCGCACGGGCCACAACATCACGGACGTCGAGGTTTTGGCGAACGACGGCGGCAAGGTGGAGGTGCGCTTCAACTGGTTCACCCTCTACTTCCGCTACAACACGACGGACACCTACTTCGGCACCAGCTACTACACGGTGGACCTGTCCGGTCCGCAGCCGGTGATCCTGAAGAAGAAGGTGGTCCTGAAGAACGACTACATCCACCACGTGGTGGACGTCTACATGATCTGA
- a CDS encoding AAA family ATPase, producing MTAGSTQGEMAEDFPLAGRAAAFEQLLEILRTVRKGKVGTVVLSGPSGSGKTALLELFLDHCRTAARGVRVLSAMGDDWEAQFALAGYSQLMRTLPLRTAKDYDGGPALPPGPVASLTPDQVVNYAATLSTHLEGLQTHGSVVVAVDDVHKLDEESLRILTFVMRRLHDKRVLFLLTLNPVDAPRVPAGVLDFLTGHQVARIPLEPLSPQQVQDVARSLFGLDLSATAAHGLVTHTGGIAQPIVELLRELPPETWQSWFPSLPPTSRVRARVRSVLAGASPALVAAAEATSVLGPGAGLAEVARVGGLESVMPALDEGHRAGLLGLSVDQSRSAVVFLEPGTAEAVYEQIVPSRRIALHRKAAEAVQSEGEQLGHRAAATPAADETLAAELEEFARRQATVGAWQDASTALFSASRLSPDIRARNLRLLKAVDALVGSGNVAQAQAWAGAVDALPPSPLRSSVLGYLSTVSGQNDSAESQLEMAWRTSNPQHEPAAAAQVAQRFVLHGVASWDGPMITGWAERAMALTEPGTPAHIESEAIYGLGLYAQGRISEAEASYQRASAQSAENAQKQRVQMGAGWLALRLDNAESALVNFESAAPTEYRGGSLRISLWAEAWLARTHLVLGNWDAAAATISRASVRLETSRMPLIRPLLYWTAAELWSMRGDWDRARYYVSQAAVQPGTYRAMQVPASLARARFHEARADYESALAALQPLTELDPWTDQRVSFWPWQDTYVNALVMTDKLDAAETFLTAFEGVHREREVPSDLARMAWARGRLLAAQGDPDTAREHFEAALGHLRGLNRPYLRARISFAFGQSMRRAGKRRLASSVLRAARDLYDTLGAATYVERCDRELKATGLDVGNLPDPADPVLSSVGSHHQQLTAQEQAVAELVAAGATNKEAARALFLAEKTVQYHLTRLYRKMGIRSRSELAAAFRDKD from the coding sequence ATGACAGCGGGCTCCACCCAGGGCGAAATGGCGGAGGATTTCCCGCTGGCGGGCCGGGCCGCGGCGTTTGAGCAGCTCCTGGAAATCCTCCGGACCGTCCGCAAGGGCAAGGTGGGAACCGTTGTCCTGTCCGGGCCCTCCGGGTCCGGCAAAACCGCGCTCCTGGAACTCTTCCTTGACCACTGCCGGACGGCGGCCCGTGGCGTCCGCGTCCTGTCGGCCATGGGGGACGACTGGGAGGCGCAGTTTGCCCTGGCAGGCTACTCCCAGCTCATGCGTACCCTGCCGCTCCGTACGGCAAAGGATTACGACGGCGGTCCGGCCCTGCCGCCGGGGCCCGTCGCCTCCCTGACCCCCGACCAGGTAGTCAACTACGCCGCCACCCTCAGCACCCATCTCGAAGGCCTGCAGACGCACGGCAGCGTGGTGGTCGCCGTCGACGACGTCCACAAACTCGACGAGGAGAGCCTGCGCATCCTCACTTTTGTCATGCGCAGGCTGCACGACAAGCGGGTCCTGTTCCTGCTGACGCTCAACCCCGTCGATGCGCCGCGTGTCCCCGCTGGGGTGCTCGACTTCCTCACCGGCCACCAGGTGGCCCGCATTCCGTTGGAGCCCCTTTCGCCGCAGCAGGTCCAGGACGTGGCACGGAGCCTGTTCGGCCTGGACCTCAGCGCGACGGCGGCCCATGGGCTGGTGACGCACACCGGCGGGATTGCCCAGCCGATCGTGGAGCTGCTCCGTGAGCTGCCCCCGGAGACCTGGCAGTCGTGGTTTCCTTCATTGCCGCCGACGTCCCGGGTGCGCGCCAGGGTCCGCAGCGTCCTGGCCGGCGCATCCCCGGCCCTGGTCGCCGCCGCTGAGGCCACATCGGTGCTCGGCCCCGGCGCGGGCCTGGCTGAGGTGGCCAGGGTGGGCGGCCTGGAATCCGTCATGCCGGCCCTCGATGAGGGGCACCGAGCCGGGCTGCTCGGACTGTCCGTGGACCAGTCCCGCTCCGCCGTCGTCTTCCTGGAACCCGGCACGGCGGAAGCCGTCTACGAACAGATCGTCCCCAGCCGGCGCATTGCCCTGCACCGGAAGGCCGCCGAGGCTGTCCAGTCCGAGGGCGAACAACTGGGCCACCGCGCTGCCGCCACCCCGGCCGCAGACGAAACCCTGGCCGCGGAACTGGAAGAGTTCGCCCGGCGGCAGGCCACGGTTGGAGCGTGGCAGGATGCCTCCACCGCGCTGTTCTCCGCCTCGCGGCTGTCCCCTGATATCCGCGCCCGCAACCTCCGGCTCCTGAAAGCCGTCGACGCCCTGGTCGGCTCCGGCAATGTGGCCCAGGCGCAGGCCTGGGCCGGGGCGGTGGATGCCCTGCCGCCGTCGCCCTTGCGCTCCTCGGTGCTGGGGTATCTGTCCACCGTGTCCGGCCAGAATGACAGCGCCGAAAGCCAGCTGGAGATGGCCTGGCGGACCAGCAATCCGCAGCATGAACCCGCCGCGGCAGCGCAGGTGGCCCAGCGGTTCGTCCTCCACGGGGTGGCCTCCTGGGACGGTCCGATGATTACCGGCTGGGCCGAACGCGCCATGGCGCTCACGGAGCCCGGAACTCCGGCGCACATCGAGTCGGAAGCCATCTACGGCCTGGGCCTCTATGCCCAGGGCCGGATATCGGAGGCCGAGGCCTCCTATCAGCGGGCCTCTGCCCAGTCAGCCGAGAACGCCCAGAAGCAGCGGGTGCAGATGGGCGCCGGCTGGCTGGCCCTTCGCCTGGACAACGCCGAATCCGCGCTGGTGAACTTTGAGTCGGCCGCACCTACCGAGTACCGCGGGGGATCGCTGCGGATCTCCCTGTGGGCCGAGGCCTGGCTGGCCCGCACCCACCTTGTGCTGGGCAACTGGGATGCGGCCGCCGCCACCATCTCCCGGGCAAGTGTCAGGCTGGAAACCTCGCGGATGCCGCTGATCCGGCCGCTGTTGTATTGGACGGCAGCCGAGCTGTGGTCCATGCGGGGCGACTGGGACCGGGCACGCTACTACGTTTCGCAGGCCGCGGTGCAGCCGGGAACCTACCGGGCCATGCAGGTCCCGGCCAGCCTGGCACGCGCCCGTTTCCACGAGGCGCGGGCGGACTACGAAAGTGCCTTGGCTGCCCTGCAACCGCTGACTGAGCTGGACCCCTGGACCGATCAACGGGTGTCCTTCTGGCCTTGGCAGGACACCTACGTCAACGCGCTGGTCATGACTGACAAGCTCGATGCCGCAGAGACGTTCCTTACCGCTTTTGAAGGAGTGCACCGCGAGCGTGAAGTCCCTTCGGACCTGGCCCGCATGGCATGGGCCCGGGGGCGGCTGCTGGCCGCGCAGGGGGACCCGGACACGGCAAGGGAACACTTCGAGGCGGCGTTGGGACACCTCCGCGGGCTCAACCGCCCTTACCTGCGGGCGCGGATAAGTTTCGCGTTCGGGCAAAGCATGCGCCGGGCCGGAAAGCGGCGCCTGGCCTCATCAGTGCTGCGCGCGGCCCGCGACCTGTATGACACCCTCGGCGCAGCCACATATGTGGAACGGTGCGACCGCGAGCTGAAGGCGACAGGCCTGGACGTCGGAAACCTGCCGGACCCGGCTGATCCGGTGCTCTCTTCGGTGGGCAGCCACCATCAACAGCTCACGGCCCAGGAACAGGCCGTGGCCGAACTGGTGGCTGCGGGGGCAACCAACAAGGAGGCAGCCCGGGCCCTGTTCCTGGCCGAAAAGACGGTGCAGTACCACCTCACGCGGCTGTACCGGAAAATGGGAATCCGGTCACGCAGCGAGCTCGCGGCGGCCTTCCGGGACAAGGACTGA
- a CDS encoding 1,6-dihydroxycyclohexa-2,4-diene-1-carboxylate dehydrogenase, translating into MAAPYAGQYVTPGRFAGKVAVVTGAAQGIGQKVAERIGAEGGAVVLVDRADLVHDVARGIDEAAKTSGSGGSATSVTADLETFAGATQAIKAALAAHGRVDVLVNNVGGTIWARPYQEYDEDKIEKEIRRSLFPTLWTCRAVLPAMMEQGSGTIVNVSSVATRGMHRVPYAAAKGGVNALTQSLAMEVAGHGIRVVATAPGGTEAPPRKVKRGPDAESATEKDWYQTIIDQTVDSSFMKRYGTLDEQAAPIVFLASDEASYLTGSILPVAGGDLG; encoded by the coding sequence ATGGCTGCGCCGTACGCCGGGCAATACGTGACCCCGGGCAGGTTCGCCGGCAAGGTCGCCGTCGTCACCGGTGCCGCCCAGGGAATCGGCCAGAAGGTGGCCGAGCGTATCGGGGCCGAAGGCGGCGCCGTGGTCCTGGTGGACCGCGCGGACCTGGTCCACGATGTTGCCCGCGGCATCGACGAGGCCGCCAAGACGTCGGGTTCGGGCGGGTCGGCCACGTCCGTCACCGCAGACCTCGAGACCTTTGCCGGCGCCACCCAGGCCATCAAGGCCGCGCTAGCGGCCCACGGGCGCGTGGACGTCCTGGTCAACAACGTGGGCGGCACCATCTGGGCGCGCCCGTACCAGGAGTACGACGAGGACAAGATCGAGAAGGAAATCCGCCGCTCGCTCTTTCCCACGCTCTGGACCTGCCGGGCAGTCCTGCCGGCCATGATGGAGCAAGGCTCCGGCACGATCGTGAATGTCTCCTCGGTAGCCACCAGGGGAATGCACCGGGTGCCCTATGCCGCGGCGAAAGGTGGCGTGAACGCCCTGACCCAGTCGCTGGCCATGGAGGTGGCGGGGCACGGCATCCGCGTGGTGGCCACCGCCCCGGGTGGCACGGAAGCCCCGCCGCGCAAGGTCAAGCGCGGGCCCGACGCCGAATCCGCCACTGAGAAGGACTGGTACCAAACCATCATTGACCAGACGGTGGATTCCTCGTTCATGAAGCGCTACGGCACCCTGGACGAGCAGGCGGCGCCCATCGTGTTCCTTGCCTCGGACGAGGCGTCCTACCTGACCGGCAGCATCCTCCCGGTGGCCGGCGGCGACCTGGGGTAG
- the benC gene encoding benzoate 1,2-dioxygenase electron transfer component BenC codes for MGHKVALSFEDGVTKVIKVGDYETVMDAAYKARINIPSDCRDGACGTCKAFCDSGSFDPGDYIDDAMTEEELEKGYLLTCQAVPESDLAIQIPATSESAKTAAASFASTIKELNRHTDTTVSFTLEVDNRDALAFLPGQYVNLKVPGTDAERSYSFSSGPEVQDASFMVRVTPQGAMSEYLRDRAAVGDAIEFTGPYGSFFLREPKRPLLLLAGGTGLAPLLSILEKLAENPPSAPVHLIYGLTREADIVGLDWLRAYEAKLPGFTWDYIASEPGTSAPHTGYVTQIIEPKHLNDGDVDIYLCGPPPMVNAVSKWLDTEGIKPANFYFERFAPKETTGGDAETGAPAPAEKIQADGDTMTRGEAVSSLETGRLDFRKEDSFAQLDARMGLELAVSELLLGRLSEEQLHQFRRLAEATTRSVQGGNITDPEEFARTNEEFHEYLFMICDNPMLLESYRRLDVHAQMAAAFETGTPIFERVTQDHLDVVDAFERGDKARLREVIMAHAQDAKGTMVGAIDAKATH; via the coding sequence ATGGGCCACAAAGTAGCCCTCAGCTTCGAAGACGGCGTCACCAAAGTCATCAAGGTCGGCGACTATGAGACCGTCATGGATGCCGCCTACAAGGCGCGCATCAACATCCCGTCGGACTGCCGCGACGGTGCCTGCGGCACCTGCAAGGCGTTCTGCGATTCCGGCTCCTTCGACCCGGGCGACTACATCGACGACGCCATGACCGAGGAGGAACTCGAAAAGGGCTATCTGCTGACATGCCAGGCCGTTCCGGAGTCCGACCTGGCCATCCAAATCCCGGCCACGTCGGAATCGGCGAAGACTGCAGCCGCGTCCTTCGCCTCCACCATCAAGGAGCTCAACCGGCATACGGACACCACGGTGTCCTTCACCCTGGAGGTGGACAACCGGGATGCGCTGGCCTTCCTCCCCGGCCAGTACGTCAACCTCAAGGTTCCCGGCACGGATGCCGAGCGCTCCTACTCCTTCAGCAGCGGTCCCGAGGTCCAGGACGCGTCCTTCATGGTCCGTGTGACTCCGCAGGGCGCCATGTCCGAGTACCTGCGCGACCGCGCCGCCGTAGGCGACGCCATCGAGTTCACGGGGCCGTACGGGTCGTTCTTCCTGCGTGAGCCCAAGCGGCCCCTGCTGCTCCTGGCCGGCGGCACCGGGCTGGCCCCGCTACTGTCCATCTTGGAAAAGCTCGCGGAAAACCCGCCGTCCGCCCCGGTCCACCTCATTTACGGGCTCACCCGCGAAGCGGACATCGTGGGCCTGGACTGGCTGCGCGCCTACGAGGCGAAGCTGCCCGGCTTCACCTGGGACTACATCGCCTCCGAGCCCGGCACCTCCGCACCGCACACCGGCTACGTCACGCAGATCATCGAACCGAAGCACCTCAACGACGGCGACGTGGACATCTACCTCTGTGGGCCGCCGCCCATGGTCAATGCCGTCTCCAAGTGGCTGGACACCGAAGGCATCAAGCCCGCCAACTTCTACTTCGAACGTTTCGCACCGAAGGAGACCACCGGGGGCGACGCGGAAACGGGCGCCCCGGCTCCGGCCGAGAAGATCCAGGCCGACGGCGACACCATGACCCGCGGCGAGGCCGTGTCCTCGCTGGAGACCGGCCGGCTGGATTTCCGCAAGGAGGACAGCTTCGCCCAGCTCGATGCCCGCATGGGCCTGGAGCTTGCGGTCAGCGAACTGCTGCTGGGAAGGCTCAGCGAAGAGCAACTGCACCAGTTCCGCCGTCTGGCCGAAGCCACCACCCGCTCGGTACAGGGCGGGAACATCACCGATCCCGAGGAGTTCGCACGCACCAACGAGGAATTCCACGAGTACCTCTTCATGATCTGCGATAACCCGATGCTCCTGGAGTCCTACCGCCGCCTCGACGTCCACGCCCAGATGGCCGCGGCCTTCGAAACCGGCACGCCGATCTTCGAACGCGTCACGCAGGACCACCTTGACGTCGTCGACGCCTTTGAACGCGGGGACAAAGCCAGGCTGCGCGAAGTCATCATGGCCCACGCCCAGGATGCCAAGGGGACAATGGTCGGGGCCATCGACGCCAAGGCCACACACTGA